The genomic interval GTCATCTGAGTTATCTCTTTAATTTGGCTTTGGTATAAAATCTAAGAACATGAGTACGTCTTATGCCATTAGGTTTTCAGGTTTTGATTGTTTTACCATGTAGTCTCAATcgtgttaaaaaatatatatatttagtatttcttaacccccccccaaaaataataaaaaaaatctgtagcTGACGAATTGTACATATTAAACAACCTTTAATCAGCAGTTCATGTTCAGTGCTacacacaatatttaaaatacataaatgaaaaatgaaaaaaatttaattcccATTATATGTAAGTTAGCTGTGCCAAAATTCACATTTTAGGGGTAAGGTTTAGTTAAGGTGGCTTGTCTGTGCCGGGAAAATGAGCAAAAGCAATTGTGTTCAGCAGACAGCGAATATTctataaaacaatcacatttatTTGAATAAGCCAGATACAATATTTTCAAGTATTCTCACAGTAATAACCGTTCCTCTATAGCAGATGTTAAGGGATTTATACCTGCTGCTGTATATTATCAACTATATTGTATCtgacaataaattaaacatcaaaATGCTGTACAAAAAAGAGGATATATAAGACGTTGGTAAAGACACTGCTCATAGCatacagataaaaagaaacatacaaaagAGGCACTTCTGAatatcaaacacacactcacacgtgTTCAGATTAACTTCAAATAGTTGAGCCTGTTATCATACAATCCACCTGAAAGATACTTTTACAATTATATCAGATTCACTTggttaaaaaactaataaataaacctTCTAAGTTAATTACAAACAAGGCTGTACCCTACAGGGAGAAGAGCTGACCAAGTCAGGACGAAGCATTTAAGTCCAAAAATTCTGTCTCAGCTAACATggctttttatttcacatttctaTCTGTTGTGACCAGACACACTCATCCGTTTCAAGTCATACCTTTATTACTGAATTTAAAACTGAGCAAAATCCAGGTGATGCCTAAGGTGATGGTATGATATTAACATCTCACTGCCTTAAAAAGGAGTAGTCAGGCCTTACCTAGTGAGAAATATGATCCCTGCACCCTCacaacatatatattttattagttttatgtGAAATATTATTTCTTCTCTGTAATATAGATCTTAAATTAACATACTGAGCGTCTGACAATAAATATCAGCAACTGCAACTCCACAAATGTAGCCCTATTTTTTCCACCATGACTAAAATCAATACAACATGGATGTTCACTTTCTCACATCAAGTTAAATTATTGCTAGGGTAGAAAATTTGAGAACAATCTATTTTGTTTATGATGTGCAGCAATTCTGAGATACCTACAGGAAGACACAGATTGTCGGAAAAGTGAAACTCACACCACACATCACTTATGTGATCACATGAACTTAGCTAAAAATCCAcatccagcattttttttagttcagtgtGGACGGCTTATAGATGAAAACATGCTGTTGGCAATGGCAGCTTAAAAAAGCATAGTTTTTGCTGATTTGATCAAATATGGTTGATCAAAAATGTCGATGTGTTagacaaaaaaacacagagtgGCTATCATTCTTGAATACACATTAAACATTGTTGTACTCTTAAATAATGCAAGACGGGCAGCTAATGAGCCTAGCTTAAAAACTGATATAACATCAACCATATGAGGAAAATAGTTTCAGAATATATTGATGAAGTTTGTTACCATGTTATCATTGATGCTAATACACAACCAGCGAAAGTAGCTTAATCTACAGAAGCAAATCTAATTCATAGAGACTATCgctaacattagcagctaacattTTAACTGACTGAATTACTTTTATTCCAGTTGTTTCAGTTTATATGTattgataaatatttaattaattatttgcaTTATACTGTGCTTCATTTTGATTCAGAAGATAAAGAAGTTACAGCTTTAAGTGACAGTAGTTGCAAACACTAGCTACCTAATGTAGCTACACCTAGCTAGCTAACACCTACTGGCAAAAAGTGCCACTAATGATAGATATGAACATTTAAATTAGCTATAATTACCTAAATTATCTTGCTTGTCAAATCGAATTATAATCATGAACTGTTTGAAAGATGGAGTAAGCACTGTTATATCAAACTTTACCTTGTGAATTGCTGTTCTGAAGCCTTGGGCTCTGCATTTTGTGAAACTATGCACATCCATGCTTTTAATATCTATTTTATTCTAAGTTGGACTATTATTTACAAAATTTACAAAATGATCCGTTGAAGACTATTTGTAGCCCATTAAGaccataataataatgtttactGGGCTCACTATGGAAGCCAAAAACAGCCATTACTTAATTTTAGTTTGAGTAAATTATTAGTTTCTTGAGGTAATTAAGCTCATTTTCATCTGATGACGAGTAAGAATTTTTTCATTATGTAGATAAATCTGCCTTTTCTCAACATAACGACATACCATACAGGTTAAGAGCTTTGTTTCTAGAGACAATGAGATGACGATGAAAAAGGTTGGAACCGAATGTTTTTGATAATTGTCGCAGTTATTTGTGGTctaatgtgtttaaaataattcaattgTTACCTcgagaaaaaaatcattattatttctaaataaacaGTTAACTATCTCACAAATTGAAGATAAtgatgttaaaaacatgttcaaacatgGCTGCTCTCAGCTGCCGTAGCTAAcagtttaaatatgaaataaaaaatttgcCAATGTCCTAAAATTTTTGCAACTGCAAAGGCCGCCCCCTGCTGGAGATGAGATAAACTGCAGAATTAAGGCACTGCCACATTGGCTACATTTATCGGGCTCAGAGGCTATAAATCTTTTATTAACAGTCGACCCTTGAAGCAGCTTAACAGTAAAACCAGATAAACTACTACTCTTCAACACTAGCTAGATTTGCAGAAAAGTCCCAATTTTCAGCTTCTGGCTAAAGTGTATGCATTTTAGGTATTTATAGTATCTATTTCCTAAAACCTAATAAGACTTAACCTATTTTATAAAAGATTGATACGCTGTCTGAACCTAATTCATTCAAATGAGTGAAGCTGTGTTTTCCCTGCACCTTTAAAGGTGGAATTATACGGGTGCGTGTGCGGCATGTTACGGCTTCCACTGCTATTCGCGGGTATTTTAGTCAATGGCTTGTTCTAAACCGAAAGCGGCGCAGCGCGtatcagaagcgtcccagaagcgCATTGTCGCGGCGCTCTGCTACATTTATGCGACAAGCCTATTTTTGATGCTTCACGCACCCAGAACGCGTCAAttccgcagttcagataggggcagacaggaaatcagacacaggagcagtgtaaaagcttctggtatttttcaaaataaaagtccccgtgcagatttgcgctgctgaaccatgaaaacattacgtGTTCAACCAGTCAGagggtctcagtgttttttttttcatcatagaTGATGAGATGTTTaccctggaagtggagaatcacaagaaaACTTCTGTGATTTCATGATCTCGCGGTGGACTGCACTCGTGGGCGCTCCACACATGACACGCTCGCGGTATAAAATGACGCCATGCAGATCGGAACAAAAGCATGGCGCAGCTGTAACGTACCGCGCACCCGGTATAATTGCGGGGTAATAATTGTATTTACAACGTAAGGAATTgtggtttaaattaaatattttttacacaGTTTCTGATTCCAGAGTTTATTTAACTGATGCTCACTGCTTTTGCCTTCAAATATATttgatgtctttttctttataagTTGTTATTCACCGTTTTTAGCTGTGCATTATCACAGCCAATTTTCAGTGATCTGCTGAACTACCAGTAGTAATTTACATGTGATAATGTCACCAAAAGCCTTTCTGTCCTTAAGTGTACACTAAATTTATCTAATctctataaaatgtttattttttttgctcttAAGTTTTATACAATTTCTGGAGTAAGTGGCTACTTTCAACcttagagacaaaaaaaaaaaaaaaaaaaatcacagagtAGATATAATTGTGCCTGCTATTAACATGTATTGCTAACcagttaaacttttcttttgttggacaaaacaaaacccaaaaatGGATTTTTACTGATCACTCATTTAGGTAAGTATAACATCATACAGCCCCTGTACAAAAAGAACGCAGTTCAGCTTGCTGCTTGTTGCTTGGAGGAGCTCCAGTTCCAATATTCAATGACTCTTTTTCCAAAAGCCATCATCACCAGTCAGTAAACACCTCCTCAGAATAAAAGTTCCACAGTAAATGAATAAGGCAGTTCTCTAGTTAAGTGATGTACGTGAAAAGAAAGCAACTTAAATTGGGGTCTCCACTTATTTAGATGGGTTTGGAAATTTGTCCAAACTTTCAAAGCTCTTCATCCTAATATTATAATCcaaattaaagtaaatatttgtttgaaatgaactaTCTAAGTTTATGATAAGCCCTTAACCTGAACTCATTCTGATCATGTGTCTAACAGTCTTATATCTCTTGCTGTGTTTTACTCTCCTGATGCTGGGATTCAAGCATCTTCTGGGGTCCTCTTGAAGCTTTTTAGCTTCTTTGCAACTGAACTGGTGAAATTTATAAACAAACTCATATACCCTACAAAGGAAGAGTCTCGTTGTACTCGTTCCTCTCTCCTCTACCTCCCACTGTCATGAGGGCTCCCTGCAGGCCGGTCAAGTTGGAACCGAGTTCTGGGCAGACCTTGATCCCTCCTCCAGCCAGGTCCTGGCACATAATGGCATCATGGGAAGACACAATAATCCGGCTACTGGAAGATGTGAcgctctcctctcctctcctctgctgctccgGTGTCGGAGCAGGAGCTCTGATCCCACTACTCCCAGCACCCATAGTGTCACCTGCCCGCCTTTTAGACGGTGGTCCCCAAAGGAAGGCATGGGCAGGCCTGTAGTGTTGGCGAGCGTAGCGGAGCAGGCGCCGGCGGGTGGCTGGCAGGCGGATGGTATACACATAATATTCCAGGATGCTATGCTGCATATTGGGGAGGGTACCATTGCACAGCGACTCTTCCAGAAAAAGGCGAACCAGTGGAGCCTTAAAGGCCTCATAGCCAAGTTCACCCAGGGACTTCAGGATGCGAGTGATACGCAGGTAGTTGTGGtaagatctttaaaaaaaaaaaacaaagcagaaggagaatatataaatatatatattagaaaaCTCAGGTAGATGGCATACAGGTGTGGAAAATTACAACCCCtgttccaaaaaagttgggacacggttataaatgtaaatacagaATGCAAAGATTTccaaaatggtaaatggtccatatttatatagcgctttacatcatacatcacattcacccattaatggtggaagctgccatgcaacacgctcaaccacgacccatcaggggtgtcttgcccaaggacaactcgacatgaactcgacatgaactcgacatgaactcgacatgaactcgacatgaactcgacatgaactcgacatgaactcgacatgaactcgacatgaactcgacatggccaaggatcgaactggcaaccctcaggtttCAAGAccaccgctctaccttgctgagccacgccacccAAAATCTCATCCcatattttagacattttaccatttcatggaaaatattatctcatttttaatctgatggcagcaacatgcctgtgaaaagtagttccagggtgatgtttagcatcgtGTAGCATCTCCGTTCCTTTTAatactgtctgtaaacatctgagAAGTTAGGacaccagttgctggagttttaggagaggaatgttgtcccattctggtctgatgcaggattctagcttcTAACAGTCCAGtgagctgatattttccatgaaatggtgaaatgtcgcagtttcatcatctgatatgttgtgtATGATCTACTGGGAGTCAAATATAAGATGATGAGATTTACAAATCAatgtgttcagtttttatttacattttacacagactATTTTGGAATTGGGGCTGTACATTTACAAGAGGAAGAACTCAAGCTGCACACAGTGTTCTGTCCAAGTCAAGGCGAGGGGGTAAATATGGTGTTAACAGTGATGGTACAAAGCAATGAATGTTTTGGATAATTGAGTTTAAAGAGTAACAACACAGTCATGCATCCATTTTCTCTAACTGTTGTGGGATTAGAAGAACTCTAAAGCAcaaagtttacatttttattgggATATCAGATGCAGAACAGGTAATGAAGCTGCACTGAACAGCTGTTTTATGGTGGGGACTTTGGTGTGTTATGTGACTGGGGATGAAGAATAACTATTAGCATCAAATACAAAGGTTAAAGAGAGGTTTGTGACTTAAAGAGGTTGTACAACAAGTTGCTAAATGTGTCATTCAGGTGATTCTTTGTGCaaataaacagcttttcttGGTCAAACCATCAAAAAAGAACATGCTGATACCCTTTAACCATCTGTTAGTTGACTTTAAATATGCTGTTTAACATTAAATAGCTTACAAATTAAATCACACAATTGGCTCCCGAAAAGGCTCAGAAAGCAGCAATTGGCAGTTTTTTGCACaaattcatgtgtgtgtgagtgtgtgtgtgtgtgtgtgtggggggggggggcttacTCATTAAGGTGCTGGAAGCGCTCCTTCCAGTTGGAAGCCCGCGCCACATTACCGCTTTTATCTAGCAATTTGATGCCATAAAAGTCCAACATCATGGAATAGGCAGCCAGGAATCTCCTCTTTGCTTCCCGAGTGGTTTGAAATTCCTACGAAGAGTCAACACAGAAGATCAGAGAAAAACCAAAGAGGTACTGTGcaaaaaatcctttattaaaGACACGTAAACACACTGGTTTCACCCAGAGCATGTAAATCTGGTAAAATGCACATATTTGCTTGAATGTAAGATGTAATCATTCAACTATGGTAAACAGTTGAGCAATGAGGAACTGGTAACAGTCACTGGGGTTTTCCACTGTGTTTGTGAAGGTGAGAAGGACTTCTGCTGAGCTGTGATATTTATGATATCAATAATTATAACCGTTtaaatataaatggaaaaaaaagaagaaaaaaaaaaccttctctAACTTTATCATTTCTATTCAGGGAttgatcatttttctgtttaattaatttaatttcttactTTAATCTCGTCCTGAGTCAGTTCATGTGCGTAAAAGTTGAGCCCTTGTTCTCTTAATGGGAACAGCCTAACAAAtagaaaggaagagaaaatagATTAGTAGGTGATAAGTCAACATTTGCCAGACCTGCTTACTGTGCAAAGTAGAGAAACGTTAAATCACCATTGCCCAATTTTGAGGCTGCTTGAACGCTAGCAAAACAGCCAGTTAGAAAAACCTGAGCTAGCTGTGGTGTTAGCAGGCATACACACACCATAGCACCAGAAACTAAACTAATACATAGTTCAGCCACAAAAATATTGCCACAGTTTTAACTGCTCACTAACTTCTAATGTTTTTGTGGATTTGTAACATTTGCAGTAATTTTACCTCCTTTATTAACTCGTTTTCTGCATTTTGGTCTGACTTTCAAACATGTGCATTGTAAAACAACACCAAAGCACCCCACCTGCCAGCTGTTTTGTTTGACTCATCATCATACAGAATGTGAGGATATGTTGTGTTGAATGgctaaaaaaaaggttaaagcTGAGTTGCAGCGCTGGGTGTAGGATTTAAACAATGGGTGTTGTGGCAAAATCTGTTCTCCTCCTTATGGATTGATCAGACATTCTGAATTCACCACATCGAGTCTCTGAATGAACTCCTGGACGAGATATACAATTTACAACACAGAGTTGAACGCCACTGTTCCTGGGAAACTTTGACAATATAAACGTTCAGACGTGCCGGCAATCTAGTGGAGTATTAAGGGTTAATGACCAAGATTTGCTTTAATTTGAAAcatatgtataatttatgtttaGTATTTGATTGTGAGCAGCAGACATGAATTGAGCCATGATTTTGGATTCTAATACTTCAGTATGTGAATGAAATTTGGAATCAAGGCTTCATCAGGGTCTGACGATGCACAGATATTCTGCATGTTAAGCATTGGATAAGAATTGTGCTCATGTGCAGCACAATtcttaaaactaaaaacacagcAGGAAAAGTGAAGAGAAATCAACAAGTCGTTGTTTATCACATAACTACCACTAAAGCTTGATGGGCAGTAAGAACTAAAGGAGACAGAGGAAGCACAGGCAGTTATTTGGAAAAAAACTAACGGGAAGATGGTGGAATAGATGATGTTAACAATAAATGATCAGTTTATCTgtagaagcaggtggaaacaaaaaaacaccagctTACACATAAACCAATTAATGCATAATGATTAAATGAGTTCAACACAGTTAAAGACGGAGCAGGAAGAACTTCTGTCTCGTGCAGCTCAAACTAAATCCAACTAAGTGTTTTTTTCTAGGCACAAAATCAGAAAATGGAACATTGACCTTGTATTGTTATTGTTCTTGTTGTATCTGATCTATCATCTAACTGGAACGTCAGCAGGTCACTTCCCAGCTTCCCAACACTACATCCCAAAGTGTCCTTGGTCAAGACATTGAACCCCTGCTGATGTGGCCACCGATGtatgaatatgttttaaaaacttatagtaatatatatatatatatatatatatatatatatatatatatatatataccaaacACCAGAAATTGTGgaggcagtgttgagcagtatagatTACATATGACCAGCATaaggacaaagaagaagaagatgatggaGAAGCCAATGTGGTGTATCGTTAGGCAACATATCCattagagggcagtgcagagttcagaggtCACTTCTGATTTCAGTGTCAGTTTAAGAATGAATTTAGTAAACATTGTGACGGTAGAGGAGGTCAGGTCTTTTCTCTCAGGAAGAGACAAAAGAAGATTCAGCGCaggagatggtggtggtctGTGTGGCTATTTAATACAtcacagcttcttcttttttgttcgTTTTGCTGGTCAGACTAAGTTATagtgctcaacactgcccccgcAGTTTCGGGTGATAGTGCTCAGTGTGCTACGTCTGGTTACACAACTAGAAGCTCTCTGAAAGCAGACTAAATTACGCACATAATAAACGCTGGAA from Melanotaenia boesemani isolate fMelBoe1 chromosome 16, fMelBoe1.pri, whole genome shotgun sequence carries:
- the ogfrl1 gene encoding opioid growth factor receptor-like protein 1; translated protein: MGNLVGSWRFKEPSTVEECDSTWGSDSESDEAGLEDDSGISDSVSPADSEWAAGHTGDTSPQLTDSPESAPKMKRSFYAARDLYKYRHSYPNYRRSRQSNEYRNLRFYMNKIPLVPDGIYIEEILSKWRGDYDKLEHNHTYIQWLFPLREQGLNFYAHELTQDEIKEFQTTREAKRRFLAAYSMMLDFYGIKLLDKSGNVARASNWKERFQHLNESYHNYLRITRILKSLGELGYEAFKAPLVRLFLEESLCNGTLPNMQHSILEYYVYTIRLPATRRRLLRYARQHYRPAHAFLWGPPSKRRAGDTMGAGSSGIRAPAPTPEQQRRGEESVTSSSSRIIVSSHDAIMCQDLAGGGIKVCPELGSNLTGLQGALMTVGGRGERNEYNETLPL